tttaagcttccagactcggtaaaagactttccacagtctccacagctgaatggtctctctccggtgtggatgagttggtgtgtttttaagcttccagacctggtaaaagactttccacagtctccacagctgaacggtctctctccagtgtggattagttggtgtttttttaagtttccagactcggtaaaagactttccacagtctccacagctgaatggtctctctccggtgtggatgagttggtgtgtttttaagcttccagagtgggtaaaagactttccacacttgtcacagctgaacggtctctctccagtgtggattagttggtgtttttttaagtttccagactcggtaaaagactttccacagtctccacagctgaatggtctctctccggtgtggatgagttggtgtgtttttaagcttccagagtgggtaaaagactttccacagtctccacagctgaacggtctctctccagtgtggattagttggtgtgtttttaagcttccagacgtggtaaaagactttccacagtctccacagctgaatggtctctctccggtgtggatgagttggtgtgtttttaagcttccagagtgggtaaaagactttccacactcatcacagctgaacggtctctctccactgtggatgagtttgtgtgtttttaaatttccagactgcgtaaaagactttccacactcgtcacagctgaacggtctctctccactgtggatgagtttgtgtgtttttaaatttccagactgcgtaaaagactttccacactcgtcacagctgaacggtctctctccgctgtggatgagtttgtgtgtttttaagcttccagactcagtaaaagactttccacagtctccacaggTGAATGCTCTCTCTCcggtgtggatgacctgatgcatTTTTAGGGAAGCTTTCACAGTAAAATCTTTCCCAAACTCGTCAcggttgtatttttttcttccacttctttCTTCAACAAaattgtcggcctcctgagagcgctgacttctcgatccacgttggtcctgcagtgacagagatacaaacagaggcagtgattTGTGGGAAATACATTATTCTAACCGGGCTTTTATTAGTGGTATTTTgtgagcttttattaaataagtaTTTATACTTATTTTCTCCGCCCCTTTCGTGAGTGTGGACGCTTCCTCTCTTTGCTTTTCAAAtgctttgcttcttttattgatttttatgctgattttttccctttttctaaATGAGCTTACTCAAGTAGAGCTTCTGGACACTTATAGATCATTAGGACTAAAGTGTTCTTAACAGAACAGCAACATTTTTAGTTACCTTATCCTCAGCGCTCCGTGTGTCTGTGGCCTAGACACAGCTGAAGCCTGATTACAGCGTTTGGACACCGAACAGCCTCAATAGCCTGGAAAGGTGCTAACCGCTAGGCTAACTAGCAACAAGATGCCCTCCCTCTCCACAGATGACAACCACAGCCTCCTGCAGAAGATTGCAGTACTGGAGACAAAAATTCATCGCTTAGAAGTAAACGTGGAGGTAAATGGACTGTGTGGAAATGAAACAACCTTGCCTTTGATTCAAAGCAATGGCGATGAGCAAGCTAGTACACAGCTAAGGAGCACAGATAACATGACCAAGAAAGTAGACTCTGTGCATTATAATAAATCCTCAAGCAATAATCCCCCCTTGGACTGTCTTGGTGCAAAACCAAGACATAAATCATGTCTCCTGGAAGGGGGAGGACGTATCACATGCAGAGCACAGCGAGCTGAAATCTGTGAAACCGACTGGCCTTCACTTCCTACGAGACAGAGAAGCTCTTCTACCCCTGTATACGGGAGGAAACAGGACTGGACAACCGTgaataggaaggttaacaacaaacctccaaaacaactgaatgtgaaactgcagaacagATTTGCTCCACTATCAAAGGACCCTGGATCTTGTTGGGAAGGaaggattatttttgttattttattatttccatctattattttatttttattaattctatttttattattttgtcattactgttgcatcataatcatatagcAAGCCTTTGCATTGACACATTTATTGAAGTATTGATACTGCATTCATAGGTTTAAATATATTAGCCTTTAGTACAGGTCTAGTAAGAATCACTTTAAATTGCTgagctgcagggacaggaaatatactctgtgccaaaagtagacaggaaacacttctgcaaggcttgcagaagtaaaactgaaagcagagtctgagtgcaagttgttttgtcattttgttatgcatttatatctctgattaagctttgattaagttttaagtagtggtattagattgaaacatttgttttatacattttacatagaagttaagatcatcacaacacaggatggcctcaGCCTGGTTGCCTAGGccgaggtcaactaaggtgcagagagcatatgcacactctgtgcacgcacaggcagacatacacacacatacacacacatagggttagggtgtaggtgaaagttgagcATGCTTCCTGTGACTGATGAAGAAAAgaggagctgagctggcttacgggaaaccaccggggagaagatggaagccggTGTCCTTTTACTTTTGtcacaagttgtcaaatagaacatttgtggttttgaaactgatgtatgtgatgacgcaatgagggggcgtcactaaatatactctgatgcatataaaactgtattttgaagtCTGGGCGAAGAGATTTTGATGCTGTTTGTATACAGTGTCCATCTCCCACGCCATGCGTGTGCTTCATTAAAATCATTCGTTGACTCCAACTGACTGGGTCAGTGTGTTATTCCGATCTCCCACATCTCTCTCGTCCTCAAAATGAACCTTAACAATCTATATCGGACAACCATCCACCTAAAAGTAGCGAAGTAAAGTCTGAAAATCTGTTGAAAAGTAAAAGGCCACAGGGAAAGCTAAAGGCTAGGCCTGAAACTCTGATTGTGGGTGACTCTGCCGTAAAGGATGTACAAAGGATGTGCGGTAAGAACACTAAAGTCCTCTGCTTTCCTAAGGATATGGtcaacaacctgaaggagaGAATTCTTCAGATTGCAGATGAATATCCAACtgtgacaaacattgttctgcaTACAGGGTCAAACGATGTGTCCAAACAACAGTCGGAGGCTCTGAAACGGGACTTTTCTGGATTATTACATACTGTAAACTCTCTGAATGCAGCTGtattcatcagtggacctgtaccGCCCGTCAGAGGAGGAGACGAGAGATTCAGCAGGTTGTTTGCACTGAATAAATGGCTCATATCAGCATGTACTgaccactcagtgcattttatcaacaactttaatattttttgggaacgcaggcatctgtttaaagcaaacggatttaattttaacaagtcaGGGGTGAAACTGTTCACCTCCAACTTGTTTTATTCCATACGTCATCCATCTGTGCTTGGTGCCAAGGCTGAGATAAACGAGGAGTTATCTCATAAAGAGGAACAAACAGTACTCCAAGAACAGACAAAGCCCAGCAGAAACTGTTAtgtttcaaaaatatagggaaggaaacacaggaggaatgcaagtaaccacactggtccaaagggtaaagacgatgattttaatgaaatgacacgcgtgggagaatgagcggactctgtaagcagacagccccacaatctcatcctcctaacatcaaaatacagttttatatgcatcagagtatatttagtgatgccccctcattgcgtcatcacatacatcagcttcaaaaccacaaatgttctatttgacaacttaaggcacaattaaaagtacactggcttccatcttctcccggtggtttccgtgAAGCCAGCTCCgcctcgcatcgtgcatctactgcttcatcagtcaactctcacctacaccctaacagcgtgtgtgtgtgtatgtgtgtgtatgtctgtctgtgcgtgcacagagtgtgcatctgctctctgcaccttagttgaccccAACCCAGGCAACCAgactaaggccatcctgtgttgtgatgatcttaacttctatgtaaactGTATAAaccaaatgtttcaatctaacacCACTACTTAAAGTTTAATCAGcgataaatgcataaaagacaCCCTACTCTTAACTTGCACttagactctggttttggtttcacttttgcaaagcctgcaacttcaaaagcctataacttcctgtctcatttcgggttatagattcaactcaacagtttgaagtggttataactggacctgtaataaagactgatatgataccaatatgtttgaacatttgaatgcaatatcaatacctcttgtatacatatgcttgctatatgtttatgatgcaacagtaatgacagtaataacagtaataacaaaataataaaaatagaattaataaaaataaaataatacatggaaataataaaaataacaaaaaataatacttcGTTCCCAACAAAACCTTGAGGAGGAGCTCCATCTGCCTCCACCCGGGAAGAGCCTCAGAAAGGAGAGATGTCTGAGGCAAGAAGAGGGGTCCCTATTTGCCTCCAACTCTCTCAACAACACCAACGACCAGGACCAGGGACCACGACCTTCCCCAGTCCCCGGAACCCCTGACAGGCCAtcaccctcctccccctccctttcTCCCTCATCCCCACACCTGAAATTCACTGAGGAGATGATGGAGCGGGTCAATGCTGGGCTCAGATCTACCCCCGGCCCAATCCCTTTTGTCCCCATAAACCCCCACCAGAGAAGCCAAAGGTTCGCCATCGAGCCCTGCCCTCAACAGAGCAATCGGTTACATTGCGCAGCCTCTCCCCTTAGTTCCTCCTTACCACCTTCATGCTCTGTCTCTGCAGTCTGATGTGTGATGTGGAGGGTCCGGGCTGCGAGGATTATGGCAGTGGTGACTTTTCCCAGGAGAAGCTGGGACCCTGTTTATTAGAAGGTTTTAACATTTCAGTACttttaggtgacagaaggagacatgtggcctggtcaaaacacagagagctgcactctaaaagatctttaaatatagtaaacataCCTTGTGTGCCACAGACTGCTCCCAAACACAAGGGGCAAATAATACCTCTAAAACacttaagttggctttattaaacGTTAGAGCTTTAGCTGGgaaaacatatttaattaatgatttaatcactGAGCACAaccttgattttatgtttttaactgaaacttgaTGGACCAAAGTAACAGTGAAGCTGTTCTCATCGAGACGACCCTCCTAActacatcttgatgcattctcaatcatccaggaaagtaaatctccaaaagttgaatctgttcatctggacgtagcgtttttgtggagaaacgtttcgtcactcatccaagtgacttcttcagtctcagctgactacaggtttccccaaaccttataaacagtacatttgcataatgactgaaaccagcccactgaaggaacaatgggctgtgaggtcagttccttaatcataattatgcaaattcccatgaccattgatcaacaatcactgaccaaaacccactgatcaaagaacactgatcaatggccatgagtaccattcacagagagagtttcgaatggctgcaatcacagcattgtaagatggcgaaagatgtacccttaggcccctcctcgattcagagatggtctttccttttcacgtaaatggcctccttgactccggcgCTCAAACcaggagcacaaactgggtgtcatcaggacgctacaacacagagcgaacaccggctacataggggatgacaacgttgttgcgcctgtctttcttatcctcctcgctggtgtctgatcttcttttctgtgactctttgctgactttatgaacgcccagttaggataaccacatgttttgagtgcttcctttacgtgtgtgtgttccttcttttttccctcaggcttagagggaacatgttctgcccggtggtgtagggtcctgattactccaagtttgtgttccagagggtgatgggagtcaaagaggaggtactggtccgtgtgtgtgggcttcggtaaacttcaatgttgaggttgccgttctcttcaatgtgcacggggcgcagtccaggaaaggcagaCAGACTGTCTgccaccagcgagggaggataagaaagacagacgcaacaacgttgtcatcccctatgtagccggtgtatcagagaaactcaggagagttttctccaagcacgacatcccagtgtacttcagacccagcaacacactcagacagaaactggttcacccgaaagacaaaactccaaaacacagacttaacaacgtggtgtatgctgtacagtgcagcgaggaatgcccagactctacattggagagaccaaacagccacttcacaagcgcatggcacaacatagaagagccacctccacaggacaagactcagcagtccatctgcatcttaaggataaaggtcactcttttcgaggatgccaatgttcacatattggacagagaggacagatggtttgaaagaggagtgaaagaggccatctatgtccactgtgagcgaccatctttgaacagaggcggtggtttacgacaccaactgtctgccatctataatccagttttgagatccctccccagacgctttaacgcccactcacatcctgggccatctgacctcaggaattcacatgatacggtggggccaggtttcacaatgagctcacccgaaacccgggctgattaggtcccatacccgctttcacaccttggttcatgtgattagaggatcaccagggggtcctttgtccctctttggggggatactcccactgggtttaaatctgggactctcggccatttgaccttagaactgaagaagcttctcggatgagaggtgaaacgtcttcaagcaacttaaagaagtccagacgcttttctttgcaaactcctttgacaacaTATCAATCTGTCAATCCTTTCCGTGTCCGGGCCGGGTGAGGTTTCCCGTGTTGAGTCAAATTAAGCCACAGGCTCCACTCCTCTGGCTCACCCCGAGCCGCGTGCTGTCCACCCTTACAGTGATCACACGGTTGCTGAAACAGTAGCCTACAATCAACGGCTGCAGCcctcctgctgccagctgtacacatcaacaccaaaaacaacaacagcacaagcagcgcaCAGGTTTTAAGCTGGTGAGGCATCATTGTAGATGCAGTGAaggtgagtccatctcacctgcagcagcacCACGAGCCGCCACAATAATAAgaccttttttatttaattataaataaattctttctcctaattatgtcctgggttttaGCTAATTAATAATACcaaaggaaacatcacaaaaacacttaaggtcatgaaaattaattgcgatTTAGTAATTCACTGAGgcatccaccttatttatttaaaagtatcgtatcggtattggtatcgcGATACTGGTTCgaatttacttggtatcggatcgataccaaaatatgcagtatcgcacaccactacCATCAAGCGGTGCAACCGTAGCtgagcaaagtcgtactgaaacatttgacagattttcgagcacCGTGTACATAAAAttgtttcgaggtcagtaaacacaaccagagttACATAAGGTACATAAGGAGCACTGTCGaacaaaggattgattttaggTGTGCAGTATTTTatgcccgctagcatgctctaccaaaaataggctttgttgtgtatctgacagaCGAAAGTCAAActagttccacaccactgaagttgcagcatttttacaaaccagttctggttcatccgtttcatttaacgaccCACTTTCTCTTCTCGCCGCCATGTGCTTATGTAAACATatgcactgcgcatgcgcgttttacccatattctatccaatatttcattttcctatcattgcccaaaattacaccggtattaccgtgaacggtatgatatagcccagccctacacGTGTCAATATTTATgtctccagattgtttgtatagtgagctgttaagagattttggggtttttattatgttatgcttaaaagtacgtttcattatctaaatgtgtttgctcttttcagtattcagcttaaactctgtGCACACtttgtgcagactcctaaatggggaagttacactctgtaCTCAGAGTCTGCACGCAGcagctattttatctcttcctgtatcacttcctgtatgtgctttcAATAAAAGACTACTTTATGCTGCAGGCGAGAGTCTCTCTGAGTCTCCCCATGTACACGTAAAACCTGTCTCTGAgcgttttattccgacctgggttgcaattcaggaaaactcctgacatgaGCCATTAAGACTGTACTCTtggtacagtttttatttttgctgcttttgtcttACACTGTCAAATAAACACAGATTTGCAgcgtttgtatgtgtgtgcaaaagcaaatgtgccaggcctcaaagacaatgggtggtttgcacaacaaaagcaggatgTGAATCGAGCATATGACCTGtacaaatctcagcaggggtgatcagtggcggtcctagcctgtttggcgccccgggcgaacactccctctgcccccccccccacacacacacacacacataaaacatattaaggattatacattaacataaaactgttgtcggaaccatactgaatttcgccagagaaacacacacacacacacacacacacacacacacacacacacatatgaagagagagagagagagagagtatggattgtatgcaaacggctaccaaacagccatcataattcatcatacaatgagaacaggacaaatcaacaattgacaatgattaattaatattaaagtcTGTAACATAATGTCTTGTTTGGaatttagtctgttactgttactatttttaccatttcttattggagcaactgtaatccacattatttccttagggattaataaagtatgattctgattgtttcaggatgacctgccattatccaatcacacatctgcttatctgtatcttttgctcgtttctcctcctcttcttttctcttttttctaaactaagcacctgatggctttgaacttttcttgtccatcttccattttgCACTCCATCctccaacccgaggatcaccacaacataacctaacagacctacaccttagttcacagattcactttgtctaaggtgtatttctgggatttcacacaacccaggattcaaatcatgaatacataatgggcttggatttacattattatgaatgaaatgtgctctatttggaagcagccggcccccctcccctttcgacgcgttgtgtgtgagactttaaatcatcaaactgtaaattataaattttaaattgtcattgatccctttaccccgagtcctaaagtgtatatttattttcttactcttcttatagttattatttgtttacttgcactgctgtaactggagccccGTCGTCTCGTCTCTATATACtcgactgtatgtagcggagatgacaataaagtttactttgacttcagcagcgagcaggcgcaccgagggctctcgcgctcacttttcgcgtattgaatttcgaaaaaacaccggtgcaaattataagtctgtatcatgatgtctggtgttttcgtgtttgttggtttgtttttattttgttttattttgcgagttgattagatgctgctccagccagccagagaatcccccgccgccccgccctctcctcgctgtgccgcaagcagcaggtgcacctcgcaaacggagggcacccttactcccagcaaatgggcgatagaaaaccgatcggtgcctatgccattcccaatatgcgctggctgatgtcggggcagcatgagtacgagcaatttttttttttttttttgccgatgcccgtgatgccgccccccaccacgatgccgccccgggcaaccgcccgtgtcgcccgtatctaaaaccgctactgggggtgattaacacctcgggacttgcatcagaaaataaaaaagtcagtaaTTCTAGTAGGTGTTGGGTTCAAGGGATTTCTGCAAATGTGCGCAgggttagtaaatctagtgttaaagttagctcggtgcttacctttagatgagcccacaaaccgagagaaactccgtgatgaagctggaactctttccaaacaggaaacaggtcagggagcagagacccacgtggttcacgctgatctcagctacgatccaggagacaagggtgtgcagatcgatgcagatatcgatccaaacgttggtagtggtATATGATCGATACTTTAGTTTGTTTCTCTCCTGGAGGTTCACTATTTACTCGCTGTGGATGAAACAGCAGCTCTGTCTGTGTGAACACTTCTTCTTATGCGGCAGACGCACTTTGCTCCGCCCCTTCTTCCTGCCCTGCTGGGATTTGTTACTGTGCCGTCACGTGACTCAGATGCGCTCAGAAGACGCATTTggactgcagagagagagaaagtggagCAACATGTGGAGATATTTTATGACTGTAAATGAAAATGCTGGAGAACAGCTGGAAGGCTGTCAAGCCACAGGGGACCACAACAAGCTGTAGAGTTCAGCTTATTTTTCACACCTCAGTTAAATGCTTTGACTGAAGTCTCACTGCACACACTCAAACTTAGTGTTTGTGTACACCTTGGTCATTATAACCTGACACTGATCAGTGCTGCTCTGACGACCACACTCACATCCATGTAATCATTTAACTGGGATGATCTGGATTTACTGCACAATGCTGAATGTGTCCTTACAGTACAGGGAATAactctctctgtgttcctgTAGAGAAACTCTGGGTTTGTGTGCTGACGAGCATCACTCACAGTATGATACAAAGGCTCACTCATACCTTTCCACACATGTGACAAATTCAAAAAGATGCTGAAACCTTTAGAACATCACAAACTACACATTGTTGTACTCTTTTAGGATGGAACAGCTTTCAGATTTATTTACTTGAAGGATAAAAGATCTTTTAAGAATTTTGCATTCAAGAGGAGAATGTTTAAATAAGTCATGTAAATGAGAATTTCAAAGTTGGTGGCTGCAGTATATacaaattggtgtatctcaaaaataaaactatgaagacactcaaaattaatttggaaactgttttatgcaacttttttacatttacaattttgagGGATGAACCTCTGAAATTACTTTAACTAGAAATTTGTGTAAAAATACCACtattgcaatttatgtagttactgatgacttaatgcatacatatgattaaaatttgggatataatggttgtattgatgtatagcaacttaaAATACTCCCAGAAATGGCActacaacatgtaaaaatataaagataagctcagGCGGACTGGGTTCTTTAGTAGGTCTAAAGGGTCAAACTGCGTCCTCACATCATGAATATGAAGGGTTGTAGTGGGAGAAGGTGGTGTGAAATCCTCATAGCTGTGGAGTGAGGAGGGGGCTCCTGTGGGTGAAGTctttgatggtggtgatggctcTGTGCTGGTGGGAGTGGGGAGGTGGGGGgatcaaatgtttgattaaacGGATGAAAAAGGCATTTCTTCCATATaattatcactttttaaaatctttagcaACTTCAAGTTTGTCAGTGTGCTGAGGTCACAGAAACGAGAAAAGAAGTTTGACACTTCAGAGCACATGTGTCAAACTCACACATCTGGCCCGGCAGACATTTATATCTGGCCCgcgagatcattttatatagatttattatcattgttatgCATGGCCCGG
The sequence above is a segment of the Oreochromis aureus strain Israel breed Guangdong linkage group 3, ZZ_aureus, whole genome shotgun sequence genome. Coding sequences within it:
- the LOC120438388 gene encoding gastrula zinc finger protein XlCGF57.1-like; protein product: MHQVIHTGERAFTCGDCGKSFTESGSLKTHKLIHSGERPFSCDECGKSFTQSGNLKTHKLIHSGERPFSCDECGKSFTQSGNLKTHKLIHSGERPFSCDECGKSFTHSGSLKTHQLIHTGERPFSCGDCGKSFTTSGSLKTHQLIHTGERPFSCGDCGKSFTHSGSLKTHQLIHTGERPFSCGDCGKSFTESGNLKKHQLIHTGERPFSCDKCGKSFTHSGSLKTHQLIHTGERPFSCGDCGKSFTESGNLKKHQLIHTGERPFSCGDCGKSFTRSGSLKTHQLIHTGERPFSCGDCGKSFTESGSLKKHQLIHTGERPFSCDECGKSFTLSGSLKTHKLIHSGERPFSCDECGKSFTESGNLKTHKLIHSGERPFSCDECGKSFTHSGSLKTHKLIHSGERPFSCGDCGKSFTQSGSLKEHQLIHTGERPFSCGDCGKSFTQSGHLKTHQLIHSGERPFSCDECGKFFTTSGSLKSHQLLHSGVKAYTCDQCGRAFTHSNSLQSHLVTHSGIKAYSCDICGKTFSRIGGRNTHLRIHTRHDAYSCDQCGKQFTTKTELRRHMFTHTEERPYKCDLCEKTFKSPHYLKAHQQIHTRKTLQGQLL